From the genome of Capricornis sumatraensis isolate serow.1 chromosome 17, serow.2, whole genome shotgun sequence, one region includes:
- the RNF10 gene encoding E3 ubiquitin-protein ligase RNF10 isoform X1, translating into MPQSSPSAAATASDMDKNSGSSSSSASSGSSKGQQPPRSASAGPAGESKPKSDGKNSSGSKRYNRKREPSYPKNENFINQSRRSNSQKSKTFNKMPPQRGGGSSKLFSSSFNGGRRDEVAEAQRAEFSPAQFSGPKKINLNHLLNFTFEPRGQAGHFEGSGHGSWGKRNKWGHKPFNKELFLQANCQFVVSEDQDYTVHFADPDTLVNWDFVEQVRICSHEVPSCPICLYPPTAAKITRCGHIFCWACILHYLSLSEKTWSKCPICYSSVHKKDLKSVVATESRQYVVGDTITMQLMKREKGVLVALPKSKWMNVDHPIHLGDEQHSQYSKLLLASKEQVLCRVVQEEKAALERQLAEEKHTPESCFIEAAIQELKAREEALSGLAESRGEVPGVVAALEQLVLMAPLAKESVFQPRKGVLEYLSAFDEDTSEVCPLGPPRPVALPVVEEEETVSEPEPEGLSEPCEDLELAEDSLGEGTICTESSQQEPVRKPSVTHLSSSPCYYFYQAEDGQHMFLHPVNVRCLVREYGSLEQSPEKISATVVEISGYSMSEDVRQRHRYLSHLPLTCEFSICELALQPPLVSKETLEIFSDDIEKRKRQRQKKAREERRRERRIEMEENKKQGKYPEVHIPLENLQQFPAFNSYTCSSDSALGSTSTEGHGALSLSPLSRSPGSQADFLLTPLSPTASQGSPSFCVGSLEEDSPFPSFAQMLRVGKAKADVWPKTAPKKDENTLGPPAPVDSDGESDNSDRVPVPSFQNSFSQAIEAAFMKLDTPVTSDPLSEEKGGKKRKKQKQKLLFSTSIVHTK; encoded by the exons ATGCCGCAGAGCTCTCCcagcgccgccgccaccgcctccGACATGGACAAGAACAGCGGCTCCAGCAGCTCCTCCGCCTCTTCGGGCAGCAGCAAAGGGCAACAGCCGCCTCGCTCCGCCTCGGCGGGGCCGGCCGGCGAGTCTAAACCCAAGAGCG ATGGAAAGAACTCAAGTGGATCCAAGCGTTACAATCGCAAACGTGAACCTTCCTACcccaaaaatgaaaattttatcaaCCAGTCCCGTCGCTCCAATTCACAGAAAAGCAAAACTTTTAATAAGATGCCTCCTCAAAGGGGCGGCGGCAGCAGCaaactctttagctcttcttttaaTGGTGGAAGACGAGATGAG GTAGCAGAGGCTCAACGGGCAGAGTTTAGCCCTGCCCAGTTCTCTGGTCCGAAGAAGATCAACCTGAACCACTTGTTGAATTTCACTTTTGAACCCCGTGGCCAGGCTGGTCATTTCGAAGGCAGTGGACATGGCAGCTGGGGAAAAAGGAACAAGTGGGGGCATAAGCCTTTTAATAAGGAACTCTTTTTGCAAGCCAA CTGCCAGTTTGTGGTGTCTGAAGACCAAGACTACACAGTTCATTTTGCTGATCCTGATACCTTAGTCAACTGGGACTTTGTGGAACAAGTG CGCATTTGTAGCCATGAAGTGCCATCTTGCCCAATATGCCTATATCCACCTACTGCAGCCAAGATAACCCGTTGTGGACACATTTTCTGCTGGGCATGCATCCTGCACTATCTTTCACTGAGTGAGAAGACCTGGAGTAAATGTCCCATCTGTTACAGTTCTGTGCATAAGAAGGATCTAAAGAG TGTTGTTGCCACAGAGTCACGTCAGTATGTTGTTGGCGATACCATTACAATGCAGCTGATGAAGAGGGAGAAAGGGGTGTTGGTGGCCTTGCCCAAATCCAAGTGGATGAATGTAGACCATCCTATTCATCTTGGAG ATGAACAGCACAGCCAGTACTCCAAGCTGCTGCTGGCCTCCAAGGAGCAGGTGCTGTGCCGGGTGGTGCAGGAAGAGAAAGCAGCGCTGGAGCGACAGCTGGCAGAGGAGAAGCACACGCCTGAGTCCTGCTTTATTGAGGCAGCTATCCAGGAGCTAAAG GCTCGGGAAGAGGCTCTGTCAGGATTGGCTGAAAGCAGAGGGGAGGTCCCTGGTGTCGTGGCTGCTCTGGAACAACTGGTGCTGATGGCTCCCTTGGCGAAGGAGTCCGTTTTTCAACCCAGGAAG GGCGTGTTGGAGTACCTGTCTGCTTTTGATGAAGACACCAGCGAAGTTTGTCCTCTGGGTCCTCCTCGTCCTGTTGCTCTCCCTGTGGTAGAGGAGGAGGAAACAGTGTCTGAACCAGAGCCTGAGGGGTTGTCAGAGCCCTGTGAGGACCTGGAGTTAGCAGAAGACAGTCTTGGAGAAGGGACCATTTGTACCGAGTCCAGCCAGCAGGAACCCGTCCGCAAACCAAGCGTCACGCACCTGAGCAGCTCTCCTTGTTACTACTTTTACCAAG CGGAGGACGGGCAGCACATGTTCCTGCACCCTGTGAACGTGCGCTGCCTTGTGCGGGAGTACGGCAGCCTGGAGCAGAGCCCTGAGAAGATCTCGGCCACGGTGGTGGAGATCTCCGGCTACTCCATGTCTGAG GATGTGCGACAGCGTCATAGATACCTCTCTCACTTGCCGCTCACCTGCGAGTTCAGCATCTGTGAACTGGCTCTTCAGCCTCCTCTGGTCTCTAAGGAAACCCTAGAGATATTCTCAG ATGACATTGAGAAGAGGAAGCGGCAGCGCCAGAAGAAGGCCAGGGAGGAACGCCGCCGAGAGCGCCGGATTGAGATGGAGGAGAACAAGAAGCAGGGCAAGT ACCCAGAAGTCCACATTCCCTTGGAGAATCTACAGCagtttcctgccttcaattcctACACCTGCTCCTCTGATTCTGCTTTGGGTTCCACCAGCACTGAGGGCCATGGGGCgctctccctttctcctcttagCAGAAGTCCAGGTTCCCAAGCAG ACTTTCTGCTGACCCCTCTGTCACCCACTGCCAGTCAGGGCAGTCCTTCATTCTGCGTTGGGAGTCTGGAAGAAgactctcccttcccttcctttgcCCAG ATGCTGAGAGTTGGAAAAGCAAAAGCAGATGTATGGCCCAAAACTGCTCCAAAGAAAG ATGAAAACACCTTAGGTCCTCCTGCCCCTGTGGACAGCGATGGGGAGAGTGATAACTCAGACCGAGTTCCTGTGCCCAGTTTCCAGAATTCCTTCAGCCAAGCTATTGAAGCAGCCTTCATGAAACTGGACACACCGGTGACTTCAGATCCACTCTCTG aagagaaaggaggaaagaaaagaaagaaacagaaacagaagctcCTGTTCAGCACCTCCATCGTCCACACCAAGTGA
- the RNF10 gene encoding E3 ubiquitin-protein ligase RNF10 isoform X2: MPQSSPSAAATASDMDKNSGSSSSSASSGSSKGQQPPRSASAGPAGESKPKSDGKNSSGSKRYNRKREPSYPKNENFINQSRRSNSQKSKTFNKMPPQRGGGSSKLFSSSFNGGRRDEVAEAQRAEFSPAQFSGPKKINLNHLLNFTFEPRGQAGHFEGSGHGSWGKRNKWGHKPFNKELFLQANCQFVVSEDQDYTVHFADPDTLVNWDFVEQVRICSHEVPSCPICLYPPTAAKITRCGHIFCWACILHYLSLSEKTWSKCPICYSSVHKKDLKSVVATESRQYVVGDTITMQLMKREKGVLVALPKSKWMNVDHPIHLGDEQHSQYSKLLLASKEQVLCRVVQEEKAALERQLAEEKHTPESCFIEAAIQELKGVLEYLSAFDEDTSEVCPLGPPRPVALPVVEEEETVSEPEPEGLSEPCEDLELAEDSLGEGTICTESSQQEPVRKPSVTHLSSSPCYYFYQAEDGQHMFLHPVNVRCLVREYGSLEQSPEKISATVVEISGYSMSEDVRQRHRYLSHLPLTCEFSICELALQPPLVSKETLEIFSDDIEKRKRQRQKKAREERRRERRIEMEENKKQGKYPEVHIPLENLQQFPAFNSYTCSSDSALGSTSTEGHGALSLSPLSRSPGSQADFLLTPLSPTASQGSPSFCVGSLEEDSPFPSFAQMLRVGKAKADVWPKTAPKKDENTLGPPAPVDSDGESDNSDRVPVPSFQNSFSQAIEAAFMKLDTPVTSDPLSEEKGGKKRKKQKQKLLFSTSIVHTK, from the exons ATGCCGCAGAGCTCTCCcagcgccgccgccaccgcctccGACATGGACAAGAACAGCGGCTCCAGCAGCTCCTCCGCCTCTTCGGGCAGCAGCAAAGGGCAACAGCCGCCTCGCTCCGCCTCGGCGGGGCCGGCCGGCGAGTCTAAACCCAAGAGCG ATGGAAAGAACTCAAGTGGATCCAAGCGTTACAATCGCAAACGTGAACCTTCCTACcccaaaaatgaaaattttatcaaCCAGTCCCGTCGCTCCAATTCACAGAAAAGCAAAACTTTTAATAAGATGCCTCCTCAAAGGGGCGGCGGCAGCAGCaaactctttagctcttcttttaaTGGTGGAAGACGAGATGAG GTAGCAGAGGCTCAACGGGCAGAGTTTAGCCCTGCCCAGTTCTCTGGTCCGAAGAAGATCAACCTGAACCACTTGTTGAATTTCACTTTTGAACCCCGTGGCCAGGCTGGTCATTTCGAAGGCAGTGGACATGGCAGCTGGGGAAAAAGGAACAAGTGGGGGCATAAGCCTTTTAATAAGGAACTCTTTTTGCAAGCCAA CTGCCAGTTTGTGGTGTCTGAAGACCAAGACTACACAGTTCATTTTGCTGATCCTGATACCTTAGTCAACTGGGACTTTGTGGAACAAGTG CGCATTTGTAGCCATGAAGTGCCATCTTGCCCAATATGCCTATATCCACCTACTGCAGCCAAGATAACCCGTTGTGGACACATTTTCTGCTGGGCATGCATCCTGCACTATCTTTCACTGAGTGAGAAGACCTGGAGTAAATGTCCCATCTGTTACAGTTCTGTGCATAAGAAGGATCTAAAGAG TGTTGTTGCCACAGAGTCACGTCAGTATGTTGTTGGCGATACCATTACAATGCAGCTGATGAAGAGGGAGAAAGGGGTGTTGGTGGCCTTGCCCAAATCCAAGTGGATGAATGTAGACCATCCTATTCATCTTGGAG ATGAACAGCACAGCCAGTACTCCAAGCTGCTGCTGGCCTCCAAGGAGCAGGTGCTGTGCCGGGTGGTGCAGGAAGAGAAAGCAGCGCTGGAGCGACAGCTGGCAGAGGAGAAGCACACGCCTGAGTCCTGCTTTATTGAGGCAGCTATCCAGGAGCTAAAG GGCGTGTTGGAGTACCTGTCTGCTTTTGATGAAGACACCAGCGAAGTTTGTCCTCTGGGTCCTCCTCGTCCTGTTGCTCTCCCTGTGGTAGAGGAGGAGGAAACAGTGTCTGAACCAGAGCCTGAGGGGTTGTCAGAGCCCTGTGAGGACCTGGAGTTAGCAGAAGACAGTCTTGGAGAAGGGACCATTTGTACCGAGTCCAGCCAGCAGGAACCCGTCCGCAAACCAAGCGTCACGCACCTGAGCAGCTCTCCTTGTTACTACTTTTACCAAG CGGAGGACGGGCAGCACATGTTCCTGCACCCTGTGAACGTGCGCTGCCTTGTGCGGGAGTACGGCAGCCTGGAGCAGAGCCCTGAGAAGATCTCGGCCACGGTGGTGGAGATCTCCGGCTACTCCATGTCTGAG GATGTGCGACAGCGTCATAGATACCTCTCTCACTTGCCGCTCACCTGCGAGTTCAGCATCTGTGAACTGGCTCTTCAGCCTCCTCTGGTCTCTAAGGAAACCCTAGAGATATTCTCAG ATGACATTGAGAAGAGGAAGCGGCAGCGCCAGAAGAAGGCCAGGGAGGAACGCCGCCGAGAGCGCCGGATTGAGATGGAGGAGAACAAGAAGCAGGGCAAGT ACCCAGAAGTCCACATTCCCTTGGAGAATCTACAGCagtttcctgccttcaattcctACACCTGCTCCTCTGATTCTGCTTTGGGTTCCACCAGCACTGAGGGCCATGGGGCgctctccctttctcctcttagCAGAAGTCCAGGTTCCCAAGCAG ACTTTCTGCTGACCCCTCTGTCACCCACTGCCAGTCAGGGCAGTCCTTCATTCTGCGTTGGGAGTCTGGAAGAAgactctcccttcccttcctttgcCCAG ATGCTGAGAGTTGGAAAAGCAAAAGCAGATGTATGGCCCAAAACTGCTCCAAAGAAAG ATGAAAACACCTTAGGTCCTCCTGCCCCTGTGGACAGCGATGGGGAGAGTGATAACTCAGACCGAGTTCCTGTGCCCAGTTTCCAGAATTCCTTCAGCCAAGCTATTGAAGCAGCCTTCATGAAACTGGACACACCGGTGACTTCAGATCCACTCTCTG aagagaaaggaggaaagaaaagaaagaaacagaaacagaagctcCTGTTCAGCACCTCCATCGTCCACACCAAGTGA
- the RNF10 gene encoding E3 ubiquitin-protein ligase RNF10 isoform X3, whose translation MPQSSPSAAATASDMDKNSGSSSSSASSGSSKGQQPPRSASAGPAGESKPKSDGKNSSGSKRYNRKREPSYPKNENFINQSRRSNSQKSKTFNKMPPQRGGGSSKLFSSSFNGGRRDEVAEAQRAEFSPAQFSGPKKINLNHLLNFTFEPRGQAGHFEGSGHGSWGKRNKWGHKPFNKELFLQANCQFVVSEDQDYTVHFADPDTLVNWDFVEQVRICSHEVPSCPICLYPPTAAKITRCGHIFCWACILHYLSLSEKTWSKCPICYSSVHKKDLKSVVATESRQYVVGDTITMQLMKREKGVLVALPKSKWMNVDHPIHLGDEQHSQYSKLLLASKEQVLCRVVQEEKAALERQLAEEKHTPESCFIEAAIQELKAREEALSGLAESRGEVPGVVAALEQLVLMAPLAKESVFQPRKGVLEYLSAFDEDTSEVCPLGPPRPVALPVVEEEETVSEPEPEGLSEPCEDLELAEDSLGEGTICTESSQQEPVRKPSVTHLSSSPCYYFYQAEDGQHMFLHPVNVRCLVREYGSLEQSPEKISATVVEISGYSMSEDVRQRHRYLSHLPLTCEFSICELALQPPLVSKETLEIFSDDIEKRKRQRQKKAREERRRERRIEMEENKKQGKYPEVHIPLENLQQFPAFNSYTCSSDSALGSTSTEGHGALSLSPLSRSPGSQADAESWKSKSRCMAQNCSKER comes from the exons ATGCCGCAGAGCTCTCCcagcgccgccgccaccgcctccGACATGGACAAGAACAGCGGCTCCAGCAGCTCCTCCGCCTCTTCGGGCAGCAGCAAAGGGCAACAGCCGCCTCGCTCCGCCTCGGCGGGGCCGGCCGGCGAGTCTAAACCCAAGAGCG ATGGAAAGAACTCAAGTGGATCCAAGCGTTACAATCGCAAACGTGAACCTTCCTACcccaaaaatgaaaattttatcaaCCAGTCCCGTCGCTCCAATTCACAGAAAAGCAAAACTTTTAATAAGATGCCTCCTCAAAGGGGCGGCGGCAGCAGCaaactctttagctcttcttttaaTGGTGGAAGACGAGATGAG GTAGCAGAGGCTCAACGGGCAGAGTTTAGCCCTGCCCAGTTCTCTGGTCCGAAGAAGATCAACCTGAACCACTTGTTGAATTTCACTTTTGAACCCCGTGGCCAGGCTGGTCATTTCGAAGGCAGTGGACATGGCAGCTGGGGAAAAAGGAACAAGTGGGGGCATAAGCCTTTTAATAAGGAACTCTTTTTGCAAGCCAA CTGCCAGTTTGTGGTGTCTGAAGACCAAGACTACACAGTTCATTTTGCTGATCCTGATACCTTAGTCAACTGGGACTTTGTGGAACAAGTG CGCATTTGTAGCCATGAAGTGCCATCTTGCCCAATATGCCTATATCCACCTACTGCAGCCAAGATAACCCGTTGTGGACACATTTTCTGCTGGGCATGCATCCTGCACTATCTTTCACTGAGTGAGAAGACCTGGAGTAAATGTCCCATCTGTTACAGTTCTGTGCATAAGAAGGATCTAAAGAG TGTTGTTGCCACAGAGTCACGTCAGTATGTTGTTGGCGATACCATTACAATGCAGCTGATGAAGAGGGAGAAAGGGGTGTTGGTGGCCTTGCCCAAATCCAAGTGGATGAATGTAGACCATCCTATTCATCTTGGAG ATGAACAGCACAGCCAGTACTCCAAGCTGCTGCTGGCCTCCAAGGAGCAGGTGCTGTGCCGGGTGGTGCAGGAAGAGAAAGCAGCGCTGGAGCGACAGCTGGCAGAGGAGAAGCACACGCCTGAGTCCTGCTTTATTGAGGCAGCTATCCAGGAGCTAAAG GCTCGGGAAGAGGCTCTGTCAGGATTGGCTGAAAGCAGAGGGGAGGTCCCTGGTGTCGTGGCTGCTCTGGAACAACTGGTGCTGATGGCTCCCTTGGCGAAGGAGTCCGTTTTTCAACCCAGGAAG GGCGTGTTGGAGTACCTGTCTGCTTTTGATGAAGACACCAGCGAAGTTTGTCCTCTGGGTCCTCCTCGTCCTGTTGCTCTCCCTGTGGTAGAGGAGGAGGAAACAGTGTCTGAACCAGAGCCTGAGGGGTTGTCAGAGCCCTGTGAGGACCTGGAGTTAGCAGAAGACAGTCTTGGAGAAGGGACCATTTGTACCGAGTCCAGCCAGCAGGAACCCGTCCGCAAACCAAGCGTCACGCACCTGAGCAGCTCTCCTTGTTACTACTTTTACCAAG CGGAGGACGGGCAGCACATGTTCCTGCACCCTGTGAACGTGCGCTGCCTTGTGCGGGAGTACGGCAGCCTGGAGCAGAGCCCTGAGAAGATCTCGGCCACGGTGGTGGAGATCTCCGGCTACTCCATGTCTGAG GATGTGCGACAGCGTCATAGATACCTCTCTCACTTGCCGCTCACCTGCGAGTTCAGCATCTGTGAACTGGCTCTTCAGCCTCCTCTGGTCTCTAAGGAAACCCTAGAGATATTCTCAG ATGACATTGAGAAGAGGAAGCGGCAGCGCCAGAAGAAGGCCAGGGAGGAACGCCGCCGAGAGCGCCGGATTGAGATGGAGGAGAACAAGAAGCAGGGCAAGT ACCCAGAAGTCCACATTCCCTTGGAGAATCTACAGCagtttcctgccttcaattcctACACCTGCTCCTCTGATTCTGCTTTGGGTTCCACCAGCACTGAGGGCCATGGGGCgctctccctttctcctcttagCAGAAGTCCAGGTTCCCAAGCAG ATGCTGAGAGTTGGAAAAGCAAAAGCAGATGTATGGCCCAAAACTGCTCCAAAGAAAG ATGA
- the POP5 gene encoding ribonuclease P/MRP protein subunit POP5 isoform X1, translating into MVRFKHRYLLCEVVSDDPRCRLTLEDRVLGTLVRDTIARVHGTFGAAACSIGFAVRYLNAYTGIVLLRCRKEFYRLVWSALPFITYLENKGHRYPCFLNTLHVGALQDSEANTFHKLLTTKLLPVPGTIRTCQKFLIQYNRRQLLILLQNCTDEGEREAIQKSVTKSCLLEEESAGEELSDSGGEETAEPME; encoded by the exons ATGGTGCGGTTCAAGCATAG GTACCTGCTCTGCGAAGTGGTGTCTGACGACCCCCGCTGCCGCCTGACTCTGGAGGACCGAGTGCTGGGCACCCTGGTACGGGACACGATCGCCCGCGTGCACGGGACTTTCGGTGCTGCCGCCTGTTCCATCGGCTTCGCGG TGCGATACCTCAATGCCTATACCGGAATAGTGCTACTTCGATGCAGGAAGGAATTCTACCGGCTTGTGTGGTCAGCTCTTCCCTTCATTACATACTTGGAGAACAAAGGACACCGCTACCCGTGTTTTCTCAACACCTTACACGTGGGAG CTCTGCAAGACTCTGAGGCAAATACTTTCCACAAGCTGCTGACCACAAAGCTCTTACCTGTGCCAGGTACAATTAGAACATGCCAGAAGTTCCTGATTCAGTACAACAGGAGACAGCTGTTGATCCTGTTGCAGAACTGTACTGATGAAG GAGAGCGGGAGGCTATCCAGAAGTCTGTCACTAAAAGCTGTTTACTAGAGGAGGAGTCCGCTGGGGAGGAGCTTTCCGATAGCGGCGGCGAGGAGACTGCTGAGCCAATGGAGTGA
- the POP5 gene encoding ribonuclease P/MRP protein subunit POP5 isoform X2: MVRFKHRYLLCEVVSDDPRCRLTLEDRVLGTLVRDTIARVHGTFGAAACSIGFAVRYLNAYTGIVLLRCRKEFYRLVWSALPFITYLENKGHRYPCFLNTLHVGGTIRTCQKFLIQYNRRQLLILLQNCTDEGEREAIQKSVTKSCLLEEESAGEELSDSGGEETAEPME; the protein is encoded by the exons ATGGTGCGGTTCAAGCATAG GTACCTGCTCTGCGAAGTGGTGTCTGACGACCCCCGCTGCCGCCTGACTCTGGAGGACCGAGTGCTGGGCACCCTGGTACGGGACACGATCGCCCGCGTGCACGGGACTTTCGGTGCTGCCGCCTGTTCCATCGGCTTCGCGG TGCGATACCTCAATGCCTATACCGGAATAGTGCTACTTCGATGCAGGAAGGAATTCTACCGGCTTGTGTGGTCAGCTCTTCCCTTCATTACATACTTGGAGAACAAAGGACACCGCTACCCGTGTTTTCTCAACACCTTACACGTGGGAG GTACAATTAGAACATGCCAGAAGTTCCTGATTCAGTACAACAGGAGACAGCTGTTGATCCTGTTGCAGAACTGTACTGATGAAG GAGAGCGGGAGGCTATCCAGAAGTCTGTCACTAAAAGCTGTTTACTAGAGGAGGAGTCCGCTGGGGAGGAGCTTTCCGATAGCGGCGGCGAGGAGACTGCTGAGCCAATGGAGTGA